The window agccacagcagcatctTGCAGGAACTGTGATGCATTTTTGCTGTTGCCCATGTTTACCCActtaataacttttttctttcccgtttttcatttattttggacGTTTTATAGcaagtggtggtggtgttgtgtAGCATTGTTCCTGGAGGTTGAAGAAGCATTCTGAAGAAGCATTGACGGAAATGGTAGAGGAAATGGTATTCTTTAGAAAAATCGTTTTTTCCCttataaaatgaaaactgaacattttaaaaggcaTCACGTACAGAAAGTGCGCTGAAGGAACCTGCAGTGTATGGAATGTTCTCAGCTACCTCCTCTGAGGGTTTCTTCATCACTTCTTAATGAGAAAACCCCCATCAATAGAAGAGGTCTGCCAGTTgtcacatatattaaaaatattatctccAAAGTTAGAAGTTGTTTGATTGAGCATGTTAAGTGTTGATCAGCCTGGGAGCATCTAACTTCAGTGAAACTCACTGAGATGACTAGTTCTTCTTCTTCAGGGTAACTAAACCATATGGCAAAACTAACTTCCGTAACTGAGAAAGTGCTCTGAGGCACTGAGTGGGGAAACAATCTCTTTAAAAGGAACACTTGAGGCACTTCTTGTGTCTTGATGGTATTGAGAAGGATGAAAGTCACTGTAAAACTTACTcatttgtgtattaaaaaataacattctaGCAAAATACTGACATGCTCTAACCTCTTTGAATGTACAGAAGTGATATGAGTAACTCAAATGCACTCAATAGCTGTGCATTAATTGCAAAAATCAGTAAATCTATTGTTTAGACCCATGAACAGGAAATGAGACTTCTGGTAAAGTTCCCTGTGAACTAGGAGATGAGCTTGCTGTGGGTGTAGCCCAGATGCATAATTCTGTGTGTCATAAAGGTAGAAGATTTAAAAAGGGCATCTATCTGTATGCAAATCATCCTTCCACTTCAGTAGCAAAACAGTTTTGCATATAAACATGTGCTGACCACCAGCACGCATGAAGATTGTGTGAACATGCCCTTTTATgttaatctgtttgtttttatttagcttgggttggttttatgtttttcacTCTATTACAGTATGTTTGCACAACCAATAAGGACACCCAGAGTTGACTATTGATGTTTATTGAATCATTCATATCAAATAAACACTTTTGGGAGTCTGACCACAAACAGTGAAAGCATTCCTTTGAGAGGGGAGAAATCAGAAACCCTTATTGGAAGAAAAGCATGTCTGCTTGGTTCATTTGTAAATCTCTGAGGAGAAGGCATGATTTCAAGTGGGATGACTGAAATGTGGACACCCAGGTGGGAGCTCTCGTATGAGGTGTACGCAGTCGAGTCCACAACTCGCGGCTGAAGTGCTCTGGGCTGCATTAACCCTTCGAACTGTGCAGCCTCATAGATGAAAAAGGGTTTTATATGCTGGTTCCAAGTCAAGCTATGAAGTCAGTCATCAAATCTGTTCCAGTTGGAACAGTTCCTGTCTCTTTAGAGCTTACTGTCTGGACAGGTTGTAGTATGCAAGGGTTCAGGTCTCATTAATGTATCATTTAGATACCTATTGAATAGGTTTAGAAAACCTattcaatttcattttgaaatagttGGCACACGTTATTcgtttttcttcctctcttttaatTTACTGATTTCAGTGACGTGAGAGGAAACCATATAATTGTTCCACTTTAGTAGCATCAGAACAGATATTTAAGAGCCTGTGTTAGTCATTTGGGAACAGAAAATTGGACACACATAGTGGGATTATTCTGAGGTCTGGGCCCATAAGAAAATGATCCCTTTTAACTGCCTAAATTGGGGGAGTTGAAGACTGTCAATATTTGCCTGTCCCATTCAACTGGGTCCTTTAGTTCCTTTAATTTAAGTGTGTGACAAAGCTGTTAACTTAAATGGGAATGTTAACGCAATGAACAATGGGTGCAGAGGTCAGCAGCAGGAAGCCAAAAGAGAGCAAATGGATTTTTTAGTGATCTGGCAGTTTACTTCACCAAATACACGATACACAATTACTTTCTCATTCCTCTGTCTCACTCTCCCATGCTGATCTCTTTCCTGGGTGCTGACGTTTTTCTTCTACCCTGTCTTTACTAACGTTTTCTACTAAATCAAGCAAGAAGCTGCCTTTGTTACAGGTGAAGgactcctgagcactgcagggacCTGCATCATCTGGGCTGTCAGAATTCCAGTGCCTTTTCCCAGGGTGCTGGCGTTTCTCACCATGTTGGTCATTTAGGTCTACCTCATCATTCCAGCCTCTTTTGCTAGGATGCTGGCGCTTGTACATCAGATACCTTCTGCCTGGGTGCTGTCTTTTGGATAACTCATTCAAGTAGGTTAGCTGTGCGCTAGGGCTGGCAGCATACTGGTCTGACAATGACCTTCTGCCAGGGTGCTGTCGCTTTTTCAGCTCCAGGTAGCCGTCAAGGTTGTCTTCCATCTCTCTTTTCCCTGGATGCTGCCTCTTCTGAATGTCTCCATAAGATGTGTCTTCCTCAACATCTCTTTTTCCAGGatgctgtctcttctccaggtcACTTAGGTACTTTTTCCCAGGGTGTTGTCTTTTGGAAAGCCATTCTGACAGAGGGCCATTTGATTCTGtccaagaaaaagaataatgttaatGAGCCCCCATAATCCTCACTAAAGAAGTTGAAACGGGAATTTGTGGAGTTCTATGATGCAGGATCATAGTCTGTTGCTCATTATGCCCATTTAATTGCACAGTTAACAGTATGGTCTTGAAtttggtccctctggatggcatctgtCAGAACAGTTCTGGCACATTTTTAGCAAGGATGAATTGATGCATTAGGAACTAGCTGTGGCCAAATGGGAAAATGTGCAATGACAAAGCCTAATGTGTTGATTCAGGTAAATGTGTCAGATTCAGGTAAAGGAAGGTGAGTAAAAGATGCTGAGCAGCTGGAAGAAATCAGCTGCAGAAGCTGGGTTTGGGGAAGAGCCGGAGATCAGAATGAGACAGGGAAAGGGCAGGACTGAGGCACAAGCAGAAGTAGGGATGTGGACATTTGAAAGCTAGCTCAGTATTTCCAGCTACCTATCATAACTCTATTAATATCTCTTACTCATTCTTAAgctctttttaatatttcaggtcTTGTATTGACATGACCAACTCTCAGCGTTCACGTGAAGGGGGAGAAAGGCTCTTTCTATGGGCACCTGGGGCCAGCTCCTCTTTCCACTATGAAAGGGCTCTGTGctccgtggtggtggtgggcactTTCTTGTGGTCCCTGAGCCTGATTTGCTTCCACTGCTGTGCCTAGTGAGAGCAGAGCATCTGCAAGCGAGGAGGCAGTGGGCACTAGAGCAGCCTCTGCATTTCAGCCATGGAAAAGCCCACCTCTGTTGGGATGTAGAAACCAGTGGGTTGAGGGAGTTCGGGGACCTCCCACCTCCAATTAACATTAGGTGCAGGGTCCACAACTGGGGAGTGTTCTCCATGTGTCCTCTTAGAGCTTCCCTAGGGAAGTACTTGCCAGACAGGCAAGTTTTCTGTGACAGGCTTCTGTCTTATTATGCCACAGCTGCACAGTGATGGTACAGCATTGCCTAAGTGGGGAGATCTCTGAGAAGAAAGCACCTTTTGAGAGCTCTGTGTCAGTGTATTGCAGCACATCTCCTATCTTTCCCCTCCCCTTAGTTTGAGCGATGAATACGCACATTAGAACCTGGAACTGTATATTGGATCTAATGAACTCAGCCAATCAAGTACTATGCCAACATCTCCAGATGGATGTCCCCAGTGTTACTTATACCTTTAttcatctcttccttttcagCTTTCTTGAGGACAGACTGAAGAATGAGGCTTTCCGATCTCTGCAGGATGTCATCCAGGGGACTTCTTCCCATCTTCTCACTTCCCTCTAGAAGGGGCTGTCCCCGGTTGAGGCAGACACCACCCAAGgtcaggcagaggagcagcagtggcagctggaTAGATGGCATTGTGGGACGGGAGTTCCTACAGCTTCCATGGGAGAGAGAACAAAGGGGAGGAGGATGGAACGAACAAACACAGCAATAGTAGCAATATTTCCAGACACCGAAAAAGAAATATGGCACTGCTGTAGGAATTGAAGTCTCTTATGAGGGTCCTTCCTCATTTCTGTTACTAACCTCTCCGCTTATTTTATATTCTTCAAAGCATCTGTAAATTCTTCATAATTAAAACCAGGCACTTGCTCATTTTTCTGGCAGAATAAATATGAACATTTTGAACACCTAACTTCCTGATGCACAGATAGTTCTGAGAGCCATTGATTTTGCTTTGCCTTCTCCAAAGgggcaaaaataatttccctctTGAACTCTGTGTTACCTGTTGCCCCCCATGAAGTAGACACACATATACCTGTGCTAACAATTTTCATCAGGCAATTCCCTTTGCTAAGggttcattttaaaataaccctgggagctgcagcactTTCATTCCACCTTTAGTTAAACCCCAACTTGAATAGTCCATTagttttttaatatctgtttctATACATTTAAAGTAGCTGTGTGTCTCTGTATTTTTCACTATAATAAGACAGCTATGCACTGTTGGTCAGGGAGATTTCTTGCGTTGGAGAAGCAcctcatatttttttcagagacatAATAATGATATCCTCTATTATCTCTTGCCTGGATAAcaagtgtttttctgtttcttctagcTAGCACTGGAATTCCTAATGCACTTatcatggttttattttccagtaagcAGAGTTCCTTCAGTAGAATGGAATACATCTTTAAGACTAGTATAGCAGTCATTTAACTTAATTATATCTTCAGAACGTAAAATAGATGCATAATTTTATAAAGTCctacaaatttttaaaatagagaatgaGTTTATTACCTCTCTTATTAGCAGGTTTCTATCACTTCTGATGAAGTCCTTAGGTAACAGCCCTAAGGATATCACATAGGCTATTCGGCTCAGAGAAATCTTTGGAAGGAAAGTTAGAATCAgctaaaaaggaaattatttggtaAATTACCTGGTTTGTAGTTTCAGATTTTTGCTTGATGCATCTGCCAAGAGATTGTTTAGTCCTTCAAAGCTGTTTGCACGGCTGAGCTTCAAAGTTACCCTTTTTCTGCTGCAGACACGCAGTATCCAATAGAACTGTTGCTAAGTTCTCTTTGGATGGCTTGTGTCTCCGTACTTATACTGTACTGCCTCTGGACCCTTTATGCAAATAGCTGTGAGGTAGTTTAAGtgctgtggtgttttcttttttttttttaaccgatgTCAGAGATCTGCattttgaatgcattttaaaactctGAGAGTTATTTGCTGACCTCCATATATCCAAGCTCAGCTCCCAGAAATTGCTATTTTTCCATTCTCTAAAGAGATTATTGAATGTTGATAAAATTGATGTTGAATTTTATGtagcacagcacagagaaaaggaGGTTTTCCTCTGCTTAACAAAAAGAAGCTTGCGTATCCTCTATTAAGCAAGTACTGTGGAGTAAATGCAGAGACGTAGGTAATTTATTCagctaaggaagaaaaacaatgaaaaaaaatcaatttattatatttaaataagtttATACCATGCGTTCTTATTCTGAATGACAGTATGCTGGTTTTGGCTCACAACTCTGTGTTTTCTTGGCATATGGGGTGCATAGCATTAGATATTAAAACATAGTTCTGTTGCTGCTATATGCTTCAAAAAACATTATCCTATTGTAAGTAGAAATAAGACTCCCTCTCTTTAAACCATCTGTCTATTTGAGATATTCATCCACACAGTGCTTCTAAAACCAGATCGTGCAGGGGCACAGATAAAGAGCTACTGATTCTTTGATAATCTTAGTGATCCTGATGACAATATGTAGGACTAAAACTGGAGTACAGATTTTTCACAGTATTGAAGCAATTCAGGATTCATTTATTGTTACTACATGGAAGGTTTCAACCAAGTCAAGTCAATGTTTTTCTGCTTCCCAGAAAAGACAGAGGGCATTTTGGGGATACTCATAAAAGCACCGCACTTAAAAGTGGGCCAGTTATGCCGATAGGTAACATGGATCCTCATGTGGCCTGTAAAAATTTGTTACAGCAAAAGACATTCTGTGTCCGAACAGATGATGGAAATACCATATAAAACTAAGAAGGGATGAAGTCAGTTGTTCTCTATCAACATGACTTATTACCCCtcagaatttaacaaaaaatggTCACCTTACAGAGCTGTTTTTCCCCACCCCATTCAAGTTTATTtgatggaagagaaaatacacaagaagaatcttgttttcagttttttaggAAATGAAAGCTGACTTCTTTGGGGTGACTTTGGTGGAATGCAGCCATTACTTCAGTCTTGTTCCATGAGAGTGTGATTATCTCCTGAATTTTATCTTAATATCTCAGGAAAAATGCATCAGTAAGTGTATATAGATATGCTTTTAGATATCAATTATCCTGATGTAATTTGAGAAGAGTCTTGGATGTCTGTGCACTTGTTCCAGATTTGCCGTGGGGACAGAGATTGAGGCTTACAGCATTATAACTGTATTTGTAACAATTATATTTACAATGGAATATATTTGCCACGTTGTTTGGATTTCTAAGGGAGTTTGAGACATCATGCACCCCATGTGCAGAACACATCTATGGCTTTATGAAGATGTTGTCTTTGCCTATCTAAGACCGCGTCAATATTGTTTTCCTGAGCAGGCGTCAGGACCAAAGAACTGCAAGGCAAATAAATTCAAAGATCAACAGTCAATTGACTATAGCGGGTCAGTAAACAATGACTGGGCAGCTCATAGTCTGTCATCCAAAGCAAAGATCCCTGTAAAGACAGTTCCtatgtatttttagttttaagcAATGTACTAGGGCTTTCCAGGAATCTAAATAatgctggaaaatgttttaaatgctttcattaaTACCGGAGTTGCTTGTTCAAGAAAGCAATAGCTGTCTGTAGCTTAGTCACAGATTTGCGTAATTGCTAACAAAATGCGTAATCCAGGATCCACTGAAATCCGTGAGATTTCTCCTTTAATTTAAGTGGGGTTAGCCTTAGAACTTGTCTGTCTCTGACTTGAAATGTTCCACATATtgaattgaattttaaaaaatcctctcaCACATTGAAGCATGCCTCTTGAAAAACATAgatgggaaaagagaaggttAAACAGCTGAAACACTTTCACATAGACAAAATTACATAAGCAAATTAACTGAAAGAACAGCTAGgaatttgatattaaaaataGCCTCCAATATGAATGTATTTAATCTCAGCACTGAGTGAATGAGTCAAATTTCAGTAATGATCCAACAGTTGATATACTGAACTTCTCAGCTACCTAGAGATTATAGGATAGCTAAGATTTATGCTTTGGAACTTTGTATGACTGCAGTTTAATAAATCTGCATTTGCCACATATCTCCAATGTGAAAATCCTCATAACTTGTAACTATGAGCTGGAGATAATTCTTAACATGTAGATCCTCCTTCCAGTCTGGAATGAATCTGGACAGCATAGAAGTCTTGCAGCCTAGATAGAGCCGGAGCTGCTCCGCACTTAATCCTGTTGTGCCTGTGCAGCAATGACCGAAAGCAGGAGACTGTGAGGTCCATGCCCAGATTGTCACCTAACCCTCAGTTACTTCATTTTTAAGACTCTCTCAGAAACCAAACTGTGCCCCCTGGTTTCTCTGGACAAGCTAATGGGTCTTCTCCATTACGCTATTTCTCGCATAGCGAAATACTGATGCCACAGATTTAGGAATAAGTAACTCCTTAAGATCTCTTATGGTACAACACCcgagtttaaaaaatgaatatattgaCCTATAAATTAAAGTGGGCATTGATGGAATCGTAACTGCACGTTTAAACATGTTTTTAGAAAAGTGAAACAGCAACAGTGAAGTCGTTAATATGCTGAAGCcttctaagtaaaaaaaaaaaaaaaaaaagatgttttcatcaTGTGGTTGAAAGCTTCAGTAATTCTGAATAGCTTCTTAATCTTACTtcgttatattttttttcttcagtcaatcacatttcctgtgttctttttaacataaaatgttTGGAGCACATTAAGCATTGTGCCTACTATCTGTCTGTAAGGCAAGAATTGTGTGAGGTGAATTGGCTTGTTttggcaggatttttttaaacttcgaTTGCATGGATAGGTAGGTTGCTGTCTGTGTATTGTGAAGAAGCAAGGTTGAAAATTTGTCTTGCTCTTGGTGGGGCACAAGGTGGGGGTTGTAGTGATTGCTGTTTTCCAGTGGAGTTTATCCGCAAATGTTGAACCAATCCCTTAATCGCAATGAGAAGTTCTCCTACCTGCGTGGACCATCAGGCAGCCAGGACAGCCAGGAGGTTCCGGAGTCAGCAGATCTGAGCAGTCATCTAATGCATATGTTTGGGGCATCGGTTCCTCAGCAGCCCTGCTAGGAAGCTGGTCTCAAAacacagtggattttttttcagttaaaatgtatttacaaagcaCTTTAGTTTTGACAAAGCATTCTCTAACAGAGAGTTTTTTCTGTGGTACATCCCCAGTCAGCTCTTGTGGATGGGATGTTCTTATTAAACCATAAGCTCCAGCCCTCTAAGTCACAACGAAAGGAATAGATTTGCAAGGCAGGCAATACCTTCAGTCCCTCAATCTCTGTACTTACAGTTACTAGTACCCCAGCGTCAGTTTCTGGTTGCAATGTTGTCCAGCTATCACCACGTTCCATTTAGCATTCACATTTAATCAGAGAGGCATGGGGTGACTTGATGACTGCCTTTATGTCCTTACACGTG is drawn from Chroicocephalus ridibundus chromosome 10, bChrRid1.1, whole genome shotgun sequence and contains these coding sequences:
- the TRH gene encoding thyrotropin releasing hormone; amino-acid sequence: MPSIQLPLLLLCLTLGGVCLNRGQPLLEGSEKMGRSPLDDILQRSESLILQSVLKKAEKEEMNKESNGPLSEWLSKRQHPGKKYLSDLEKRQHPGKRDVEEDTSYGDIQKRQHPGKREMEDNLDGYLELKKRQHPGRRSLSDQYAASPSAQLTYLNELSKRQHPGRRYLMYKRQHPSKRGWNDEVDLNDQHGEKRQHPGKRHWNSDSPDDAGPCSAQESFTCNKGSFLLDLVENVSKDRVEEKRQHPGKRSAWESETEE